One Methanolobus sp. WCC4 DNA segment encodes these proteins:
- a CDS encoding META domain-containing protein, translating into MQTIRKILALLIIFTFITVTLLVSGCTETVDDKEDMGNEEMEIENISISDITDVEWQWSGLIETEPASQSVVPDQENYTLVFEADGTYSIKADCNVGSGSYTLEGSDLALLPGPMTLAYCGSESLDVQYLSLLSSVTTVTMDDEQLVLGIGDNDGRMLFAKAEGSTDNNESSESLNIVNGTISSLEDGDSYPIILLESEEISNLGYTKGIKFVISEETVIVDPNGGLFDAKNLKEGMNVRVFFGPALARSIPPIGQAELIRMI; encoded by the coding sequence ATGCAAACTATAAGGAAAATACTGGCTTTACTTATCATATTCACTTTTATCACAGTCACTCTTTTAGTATCAGGCTGTACTGAAACTGTTGATGATAAGGAAGATATGGGAAACGAAGAAATGGAAATTGAGAATATTTCCATAAGCGATATCACTGATGTTGAATGGCAATGGTCTGGACTTATCGAAACCGAACCTGCCAGCCAATCCGTAGTTCCTGATCAGGAGAACTACACACTTGTCTTCGAAGCAGATGGAACATATTCGATCAAAGCAGACTGCAACGTTGGAAGTGGAAGCTACACACTGGAAGGTAGTGATCTTGCATTATTGCCGGGACCAATGACACTTGCATACTGTGGTTCTGAATCACTGGATGTTCAATATCTTTCTCTGTTAAGCAGTGTGACTACTGTTACAATGGATGATGAACAGCTTGTCCTTGGTATAGGGGATAATGATGGCAGGATGTTATTTGCTAAAGCAGAGGGGTCCACAGACAACAATGAAAGCTCTGAATCCCTTAACATTGTTAATGGGACCATATCTTCTCTCGAAGATGGAGATTCATATCCGATCATCCTGCTTGAAAGTGAGGAAATAAGTAACTTAGGTTATACAAAAGGAATTAAATTCGTGATATCTGAGGAAACTGTAATAGTTGACCCTAACGGAGGTCTTTTTGACGCAAAGAACTTAAAAGAAGGGATGAACGTCAGGGTTTTCTTTGGTCCTGCATTGGCCAGAAGCATTCCACCTATCGGGCAGGCCGAATTAATTCGAATGATCTGA